In Acanthochromis polyacanthus isolate Apoly-LR-REF ecotype Palm Island chromosome 15, KAUST_Apoly_ChrSc, whole genome shotgun sequence, a single genomic region encodes these proteins:
- the LOC110946219 gene encoding interferon alpha-inducible protein 27-like protein 2A, which yields MGIKQVTAVAIVAGAGGAVVSAPFVLGAIDFTSAGVAAGSYAAGMMSSAAIANGGGVAAGSLVAVLQSAGMAGLSGTATAAVASAGGTVGFLATLI from the exons atgggGATTAAACAGG TAACAGCTGTAGCTATTGTGGCAGGCGCTG GTGGAGCAGTGGTCTCTGCTCCGTTTGTTCTGGGAGCCATAGATTTCACCTCAGCTGGAGTAGCAGCAGGTTCCTACGCTGCAGGCATGATGTCTTCTGCTGCTATTGCCAACGGAGGAGGAGTGGCAGCAGGGAGTCTGGTGGCTGTTTTGCAGTCAGCAG GAATGGCTGGTCTGTCTGGGACTGCTACTGCAGCCGTGGCCAGTGCTGGAGGAACGGTGGGATTTTTGGCTACTCTCATCTGA
- the LOC110968878 gene encoding interferon alpha-inducible protein 27-like protein 2A — protein MKPDRVISTHPSSRRFRREKDMDPVTAVGAAVGAVAAAPFVLGAAGFTSAGVAAGSYAAGMMSSAAIANGGGVAAGSVVAVLQSAGAAGLSATANAAVAGVGATVGWLASFIG, from the exons ATGAAACCTGACAGGGTTATAAGCACTCACCCCAGTAGCAGGCGCTTCAGAAGGGAGAAAGACATGGATCCTG TTACAGCTGTGGGTGCTGCAGTAGGAGCAG TGGCCGCTGCTCCGTTTGTTCTGGGAGCTGCAGGTTTCACCTCAGCCGGAGTAGCAGCAGGCTCCTACGCTGCAGGCATGATGTCTTCTGCTGCTATTGCCAACGGAGGAGGGGTGGCAGCAGGGAGTGTGGTGGCTGTTTTGCAGTCAGCAG GTGCAGCTGGTCTGTCAGCGACCGCCAATGCAGCTGTGGCTGGTGTTGGAGCAACAGTGGGATGGCTGGCAAGCTTCATcggttaa